Proteins found in one Luteimonas chenhongjianii genomic segment:
- a CDS encoding PAS domain-containing protein, giving the protein MASRVAAFDWTQTPLGPIEHWPQSLRTTLGLMLESRFAMCLCWGPELTLFYNDAYMRVLGAKEPGALGQPLAVIWSDVWEDIRPLVDSVMSGTATMQEDMPLTMLRNGYPEETFFTFSYTPVRGEDGGIAGFLNVTTDVTRRVQNERRLSADVAQLGRMFDQAPSFMAMLTGPDHVFRYANPAYMRLIGGRDVLGKPAAEALPEAAQQGYVALLDEAFNSGNPFSADGMRFVVQASAGGEPVERYLDFVYQPISDEHGVAGIFVQGVDVTARRMSDLVLRTREAELRALNRDLEREVLERARERSLTWQVTPDLLAVMDAEGVIEAINPAWQQLLGWTDDELLGRRWLDRVCAEDHAITRAVLDNLRADKPVLHFENRFRTRAGGVRTLSWMATPEGGRFYCSGRDVTDIKAAADALARSQAQLRTLFETSYQLQGMCRPDGIVTDANRPVLEALGVGFDDVVGLPLWETPWFSATPGMPARIRAMFVRAAAGETVRDEIQVDLPGGRRCHDLSLRPIHDDGRIIAVVPEAIDTTERRNAEEALRQSQKLESLGQLTGGVAHDFNNLLMPIVTALDLASDPNARPERRARMLGVARRSADRATSLVQRLLSFARRQPLQTTDVDVGALVVGMAALVESSCSPRIRLVVAAADGLLPAVADPGQLEMAILNLGMNACDAMPEGGTLTLAARNARVTGDGRLADGRYVVVAVSDTGHGMDEATRQRAIEPFFSTKGIGKGTGLGLSMAHGLALQLGGYLSIDSSPGAGTTVELWLPVGTSRVAAHEPTEDTVVDSTAEPRGTALVVDDEDSVRMCTADALEDMGYRIVEAGSAEEALRALDDGLAPAILVTDHLMPGMTGAELARAVRERLPATAIIIVSGYTNMADIAPGVTILNKPFRQHELAASVGLAAASIHGAA; this is encoded by the coding sequence ATGGCATCCCGCGTCGCGGCGTTCGACTGGACGCAAACGCCGCTGGGCCCGATCGAACACTGGCCGCAGTCACTGCGAACGACACTGGGCCTGATGCTCGAATCGCGTTTCGCGATGTGTCTGTGCTGGGGTCCGGAGCTGACGCTGTTCTACAACGATGCCTATATGCGGGTGCTTGGCGCGAAGGAGCCCGGCGCGCTCGGCCAGCCACTGGCGGTGATCTGGTCCGATGTCTGGGAGGACATCCGTCCGCTGGTGGACAGCGTGATGTCCGGCACGGCCACGATGCAGGAAGACATGCCGCTGACGATGCTGCGCAACGGCTATCCGGAGGAAACGTTCTTCACGTTCTCCTATACGCCGGTACGCGGCGAGGACGGCGGGATCGCCGGATTCCTCAACGTCACCACCGATGTCACCCGACGGGTGCAGAACGAGCGCCGGTTGAGCGCTGACGTGGCCCAGTTGGGGCGCATGTTCGACCAGGCGCCGAGCTTCATGGCGATGCTCACCGGCCCCGACCATGTGTTCCGCTATGCGAACCCCGCCTACATGCGCCTCATCGGCGGACGCGACGTGCTCGGCAAACCGGCCGCCGAGGCCTTGCCGGAGGCCGCGCAGCAGGGCTATGTGGCCTTGCTCGACGAAGCGTTCAACAGCGGCAACCCATTTTCCGCCGACGGCATGAGATTCGTCGTCCAGGCCTCGGCGGGCGGCGAGCCTGTCGAACGCTATCTGGACTTCGTCTACCAACCGATCAGCGACGAGCATGGCGTGGCCGGCATCTTCGTGCAGGGCGTCGACGTGACCGCGCGCCGGATGTCCGACCTCGTCCTGCGCACGCGCGAGGCCGAGCTGCGCGCACTCAACCGCGATCTGGAACGCGAGGTCCTGGAACGCGCACGCGAGCGATCGCTGACCTGGCAGGTCACCCCCGACCTGCTCGCGGTCATGGACGCAGAGGGCGTGATCGAAGCGATCAATCCCGCCTGGCAACAGTTGCTCGGCTGGACCGACGACGAACTGCTCGGCCGCCGCTGGCTGGATCGTGTCTGCGCGGAAGATCACGCAATCACCCGCGCGGTCCTCGACAACCTGCGCGCCGACAAGCCGGTGCTGCATTTCGAGAACCGCTTTCGCACGCGCGCCGGGGGCGTCCGCACCCTGTCGTGGATGGCGACGCCGGAAGGCGGGCGTTTCTACTGCAGCGGCCGCGACGTCACCGACATCAAGGCCGCCGCCGACGCGCTGGCCCGCTCCCAGGCGCAACTGCGCACATTGTTCGAAACCAGTTACCAGCTGCAGGGCATGTGCAGACCCGACGGCATCGTCACCGATGCCAATCGGCCCGTGCTTGAGGCGCTGGGAGTCGGGTTCGACGACGTCGTTGGCCTGCCGCTGTGGGAGACGCCGTGGTTTTCCGCCACGCCCGGGATGCCGGCGCGTATCCGGGCGATGTTCGTGCGCGCCGCCGCAGGCGAGACCGTGCGTGACGAAATCCAGGTCGATCTGCCCGGTGGCCGACGTTGCCACGACCTCTCGCTGCGGCCGATCCACGACGACGGCCGCATCATCGCCGTGGTTCCAGAGGCGATCGACACGACCGAGCGCCGCAATGCCGAAGAAGCCCTGCGCCAGTCGCAGAAGCTCGAATCGCTGGGACAGCTGACCGGCGGCGTCGCCCACGATTTCAACAACCTGCTGATGCCCATTGTCACCGCGCTCGACCTTGCGTCCGATCCGAATGCGCGCCCGGAGCGCCGCGCGCGCATGCTCGGGGTCGCACGCCGGTCCGCAGATCGCGCCACCTCGCTGGTACAGCGGCTGCTGTCGTTTGCGCGCAGGCAGCCGCTGCAGACCACCGACGTGGACGTGGGGGCGCTCGTGGTGGGCATGGCCGCGCTGGTGGAGAGTTCCTGCAGTCCGCGGATCCGGCTGGTCGTGGCGGCCGCCGATGGTCTGTTGCCTGCGGTGGCCGACCCGGGCCAGCTGGAAATGGCCATCCTCAACCTCGGCATGAACGCCTGCGACGCGATGCCAGAAGGGGGTACCCTCACGCTGGCTGCCCGCAATGCCCGGGTCACGGGCGATGGCCGGCTGGCGGACGGACGTTACGTGGTGGTGGCGGTGTCCGACACCGGTCATGGCATGGACGAGGCGACGCGCCAGCGTGCCATCGAGCCGTTCTTCTCGACCAAGGGCATCGGCAAGGGCACCGGCCTTGGCCTGTCGATGGCGCACGGACTGGCGTTGCAACTCGGCGGGTATCTGTCGATCGACAGCTCGCCCGGCGCCGGCACCACCGTCGAGCTCTGGCTCCCCGTGGGCACATCCCGGGTCGCCGCACACGAACCGACCGAGGACACAGTAGTGGACAGCACAGCAGAACCGCGCGGTACCGCACTGGTGGTGGATGACGAGGATTCGGTGCGCATGTGCACCGCTGATGCGCTGGAGGACATGGGCTATCGCATCGTCGAGGCCGGTTCGGCCGAAGAGGCGCTGCGCGCGCTCGACGACGGTCTCGCCCCCGCCATCCTGGTGACCGACCATCTGATGCCGGGCATGACCGGCGCCGAGCTGGCACGCGCCGTGCGCGAGCGTCTGCCGGCCACGGCGATCATCATCGTTTCCGGCTACACCAACATGGCCGACATCGCGCCCGGGGTGACCATCCTCAACAAACCCTTCCGCCAGCATGAGCTTGCGGCAAGCGTGGGGCTGGCCGCCGCGTCGATCCACGGCGCGGCCTGA
- the dinG gene encoding ATP-dependent DNA helicase DinG, with amino-acid sequence MGEPDTTSPATDAADAPPRVLTEALKADIRAAYTKLQANTPGFSTRRSQSAMIGLVSRALATTGGIGVAEAPTGVGKSLAYLTAGVPIALATKKKLVISTGTVALQSQLVERDIPAFLAATGLEARVALAKGRTRYLCTRNAAELHAEHSQGTMLLDGAGPDEGGDFERQLYDRPLAPHEIEAARRLLEAHADRQWDGDIDAAPEPISPALRTRITTPASGCAGRRCSFAQQCPVLRARNTVRESQIVVTNHALLLSSLAMGDIENGQPLLAPPGEMLLVLDEGHHVANVAIDQGAARLPLADMAKRTGRMQILIAGSYRLVDKEKIGTLLPGEAIELASRVSKGLKAFQLDVDRTWQPEPGDRDPMWRAPLGRLPEHWAPAIEQLGEDTRALLNWVHAAQQAVARVKQEDPAREKLQRSLGLALEMIEQQHDLWAGWRREDRDGSPPMARWITATREGDLALHCSPVSAAHVLRSLLWKEIDSVVMTSATLTGGGDFQSFAIDTGLPDHAETASLPSPFDLRNQAQLIVPQFPVPPDDREGHPKAVAEWLARELDWSKGSMVLFTSRWKMEKVAELMPGSRRAAIQVQSSGNKSQVVAAHLERVAAGKGSVLFGLNSFGEGLDLPGEACTTVVITQVPFAVPTDPQTATLGEWLEARGHNPFNLIAVPHALRTLTQFAGRLIRTSTDTGRVVILDSRLLSRRYGQRILDALPPFERVIG; translated from the coding sequence ATGGGCGAACCCGACACCACCTCGCCGGCCACCGACGCGGCCGATGCACCGCCGCGCGTGCTGACCGAGGCGCTGAAGGCCGACATCCGCGCCGCGTACACGAAGCTGCAGGCGAACACGCCCGGCTTCAGCACGCGCCGCTCGCAGAGCGCGATGATCGGACTGGTCTCGCGCGCACTCGCGACCACAGGCGGCATCGGCGTCGCCGAGGCGCCGACCGGTGTCGGCAAGTCGCTGGCGTATCTGACCGCCGGGGTGCCGATCGCCCTGGCGACGAAGAAGAAACTCGTCATCAGCACCGGCACCGTGGCCTTGCAGTCGCAGCTGGTCGAGCGCGACATCCCGGCGTTCCTCGCCGCGACCGGACTGGAAGCGCGCGTCGCGCTGGCCAAGGGCCGTACCCGCTACCTGTGCACGCGCAACGCCGCCGAACTGCATGCCGAACACAGCCAGGGCACGATGCTGCTCGACGGCGCCGGCCCCGACGAAGGCGGCGACTTCGAGCGCCAGCTCTACGACCGGCCGCTGGCGCCGCACGAAATCGAGGCCGCGCGGCGGCTGCTCGAAGCGCATGCGGACCGCCAGTGGGACGGCGACATCGATGCCGCGCCCGAGCCGATCTCGCCGGCGCTGCGCACGCGCATCACGACTCCGGCGTCCGGCTGCGCCGGCCGGCGCTGCAGCTTCGCCCAGCAGTGTCCGGTGCTCAGGGCGCGCAATACGGTGCGCGAATCGCAGATCGTCGTGACCAACCATGCCCTGCTGCTGTCGTCGCTGGCGATGGGCGACATCGAGAACGGACAGCCGCTGCTGGCGCCGCCCGGCGAGATGCTGCTGGTGCTCGACGAAGGCCACCACGTGGCCAATGTGGCGATCGACCAGGGCGCTGCGCGTCTGCCCCTGGCCGACATGGCCAAGCGCACCGGGCGCATGCAGATCCTGATCGCCGGCAGCTACCGCCTGGTCGACAAGGAGAAGATCGGCACGCTGCTGCCCGGCGAGGCGATCGAACTCGCCTCGCGGGTGTCGAAGGGCCTCAAGGCCTTCCAGCTCGACGTCGACCGGACCTGGCAACCGGAGCCCGGCGATCGCGACCCGATGTGGCGGGCGCCGCTCGGTCGCCTGCCCGAACACTGGGCGCCCGCGATCGAACAGCTGGGCGAGGACACCCGCGCCCTCCTCAACTGGGTGCATGCCGCGCAGCAGGCCGTGGCCCGGGTGAAGCAGGAGGATCCTGCGCGCGAGAAGCTGCAGCGCAGCCTGGGGCTGGCCCTGGAAATGATCGAGCAACAGCACGACCTGTGGGCCGGCTGGCGCCGCGAAGACCGCGACGGCAGTCCGCCGATGGCACGCTGGATCACCGCCACCCGCGAGGGCGATCTTGCCCTGCACTGCTCGCCCGTCTCTGCGGCGCACGTGTTGCGCTCGCTGCTGTGGAAGGAGATCGACTCGGTCGTGATGACTTCGGCGACACTGACCGGCGGCGGGGATTTCCAGTCGTTCGCGATCGACACCGGCCTGCCCGACCACGCCGAAACCGCATCGCTGCCTTCGCCGTTCGATCTGCGCAACCAGGCGCAGCTGATCGTGCCGCAGTTCCCGGTGCCGCCCGACGATCGCGAAGGCCATCCGAAGGCGGTCGCCGAATGGCTCGCTCGCGAGCTGGACTGGTCCAAGGGCAGCATGGTGCTGTTCACCTCGCGCTGGAAGATGGAGAAGGTCGCCGAGCTGATGCCGGGCTCGCGGCGGGCAGCCATCCAGGTGCAGAGCAGCGGAAACAAGTCGCAGGTGGTGGCCGCGCATCTCGAGCGCGTCGCCGCCGGCAAGGGCTCGGTGCTGTTCGGGCTCAATTCGTTCGGGGAAGGTCTGGACCTGCCGGGCGAGGCCTGCACGACGGTCGTGATCACCCAGGTGCCGTTCGCGGTACCGACCGACCCGCAGACGGCGACCCTCGGCGAATGGCTCGAAGCCCGCGGCCACAACCCGTTCAACCTGATCGCCGTGCCGCATGCGCTGCGCACCTTGACCCAGTTCGCCGGGCGCCTGATCCGCACCTCGACCGATACCGGCCGCGTCGTGATCCTCGATTCGCGCCTGCTCAGCCGCCGCTACGGCCAGCGCATCCTCGATGCGCTGCCGCCGTTCGAACGCGTGATCGGCTGA
- a CDS encoding bifunctional acetate--CoA ligase family protein/GNAT family N-acetyltransferase produces the protein MSTYALQSVFHPASVALVGASPRPRSLGRLVLQQLREGGFAGPIGLVNPRHAVIDGVQAVRSFDALAFVPELVVIAVPPSDVATVAEAAARKGAKAAIVLTRDMGTGAGSPNAALAAVARAYALRIVGPNCLGVIAPHANLFASFAAHAPAAGDLALISQSGAVAAGMIEWSRPRGIGFSAVASLGDALDVDFADLLDYFATDRRTRAILLYVERVRDARKFLSAARAAARAKPVVVVKPGRHARREAPALTHAAVLAAPDAVYDAAFRRAGLLRVHALDELFAAAETLSHLGSLPGDRLAVMTNGIGVGMLALDRLVDLGGTRATLSDATLDTLDAALERGWSRRNAVDMLGDADGRRYAATLEALLEDRQNDAVLVMQVPTVLSDPDETAAAVVRTLATRPLTAQAKPVFAVWLGDQAGARQTLGDAGIPVYASEADAVRGFMYLVRHQQAQRALMETPPSLPEDFNVDLPAARAIVQSALASGTRMLDPVASVRLLRAYGIAVADVSRARDPEAAVEAARAMFARGSTVAVKIDAPDIPHKSDVDGVRLNLASADAVRAAAEDILTRARRLRPQARIEGVTVHAMVLRPKARELIAGIADDPTFGPVIVFGRGGTAVDVIDDKALMLPPLDLRLAHELIGRTRAARILKAYRDVPAADERALALVLVKLAQMAADLPELREIDINPLLADQSGVVAVDARIAVAPVKPLHKGRGHPRFAILPYPVEWERTVSLANGSQVFIRPVRPEDEAMFRRFFERVSPEDLRLRFFSAVRHFSHEFIARLTQLDYARSIALAAIDPASGEMLGAVRLLADANYDTGEYGIMVRSDLKGAGLGWRLMSLMIEYARWQGLRVVEGQVLRENTTMLGMCRQLGFSITTDPDDATVAIVRLPVEGA, from the coding sequence ATGAGTACCTACGCCCTGCAATCCGTGTTTCATCCGGCATCGGTCGCGCTGGTCGGCGCGAGTCCTCGGCCGCGTTCCTTGGGCCGGCTGGTCCTGCAGCAGCTGCGCGAGGGGGGATTCGCCGGGCCGATCGGCCTGGTGAACCCGCGTCATGCCGTCATCGACGGCGTGCAGGCAGTGCGGTCCTTCGATGCCTTGGCCTTCGTCCCCGAACTGGTGGTGATCGCAGTGCCGCCATCGGATGTTGCAACCGTCGCCGAGGCGGCCGCACGCAAGGGCGCCAAGGCTGCGATCGTGCTCACGCGTGACATGGGGACCGGCGCGGGTTCACCCAACGCGGCGCTGGCGGCCGTGGCTCGCGCCTACGCCCTGCGGATCGTCGGCCCCAACTGTCTGGGCGTGATTGCGCCACATGCGAATCTGTTCGCGAGCTTTGCCGCGCATGCGCCCGCAGCCGGCGATCTCGCCCTGATCTCGCAGTCGGGCGCGGTGGCAGCGGGCATGATCGAATGGAGCCGTCCGCGTGGTATCGGTTTTTCCGCCGTCGCTTCGCTGGGCGATGCGCTGGATGTGGATTTCGCGGATCTGCTCGACTATTTCGCCACCGATCGGCGCACCCGCGCGATCCTGCTGTACGTCGAGCGGGTCCGCGATGCGCGCAAGTTCCTGTCGGCGGCGCGGGCGGCCGCGCGGGCGAAACCGGTGGTGGTGGTCAAGCCGGGCCGCCACGCCAGGCGCGAAGCACCGGCTCTGACCCATGCCGCAGTGCTTGCCGCGCCTGATGCCGTCTACGACGCCGCATTTCGCAGGGCCGGCCTGCTGCGCGTGCATGCGCTCGATGAGCTGTTTGCCGCCGCCGAAACCCTGTCCCACCTCGGCAGCCTGCCGGGCGATCGGCTTGCGGTGATGACCAACGGCATCGGCGTGGGCATGCTCGCGCTCGACAGGCTCGTCGATCTGGGCGGCACGCGGGCCACGCTGTCCGATGCCACGCTGGACACGCTCGATGCCGCGCTCGAGCGTGGCTGGTCGCGGCGCAACGCGGTCGACATGCTGGGCGATGCCGATGGTCGCCGCTATGCGGCGACGCTCGAGGCCCTGCTCGAGGATCGCCAGAACGATGCCGTGCTGGTGATGCAGGTGCCCACGGTGCTGTCGGATCCGGACGAGACCGCTGCGGCTGTGGTGCGGACCCTCGCGACACGTCCGCTTACTGCCCAGGCCAAACCGGTGTTCGCGGTCTGGCTCGGCGATCAGGCGGGCGCGCGCCAGACCCTGGGGGATGCGGGTATCCCGGTGTATGCGAGCGAGGCTGATGCGGTCCGCGGCTTCATGTATCTGGTGCGCCATCAGCAGGCGCAACGCGCCCTGATGGAGACGCCGCCCAGCCTGCCCGAAGATTTCAACGTGGACCTGCCGGCCGCGCGCGCGATCGTCCAGTCCGCCTTGGCATCGGGCACCCGCATGCTCGACCCGGTGGCGAGCGTGCGCCTGCTGCGCGCCTATGGCATCGCGGTCGCCGACGTATCGCGGGCACGGGATCCGGAAGCGGCCGTCGAAGCGGCGCGCGCCATGTTCGCGCGCGGCTCCACGGTCGCGGTGAAGATCGACGCCCCGGACATCCCGCACAAGTCGGATGTCGACGGCGTGCGATTGAATCTGGCCAGCGCCGACGCCGTACGCGCCGCGGCCGAAGACATCCTGACGCGCGCGCGACGGCTGCGTCCGCAGGCCAGGATCGAAGGGGTCACCGTTCATGCGATGGTGCTGCGGCCCAAGGCACGCGAACTCATCGCCGGCATCGCCGACGATCCGACCTTTGGTCCGGTCATCGTGTTCGGACGCGGCGGCACTGCGGTCGATGTCATCGACGACAAGGCCCTGATGCTGCCACCGCTGGATCTGCGGCTGGCCCATGAGCTGATCGGCCGGACCCGTGCAGCGCGGATCCTCAAGGCCTATCGCGATGTGCCGGCCGCCGATGAGCGCGCGCTTGCGCTGGTGCTGGTGAAACTGGCGCAGATGGCCGCGGACCTGCCCGAACTGCGCGAAATCGACATCAATCCGCTGCTTGCCGATCAGAGCGGCGTGGTCGCGGTGGATGCGCGCATCGCGGTGGCGCCGGTGAAACCCCTGCACAAGGGCCGGGGCCATCCGCGCTTCGCGATTCTCCCGTACCCGGTCGAGTGGGAGCGCACGGTGTCGCTGGCCAACGGGAGTCAGGTCTTCATACGGCCGGTGCGACCAGAAGACGAGGCGATGTTCAGGAGGTTCTTCGAGCGGGTCAGCCCCGAGGATCTGCGGCTGCGCTTCTTCAGCGCGGTGCGCCATTTCAGCCACGAATTCATCGCGCGCCTGACCCAGCTCGACTACGCACGCTCCATTGCGCTGGCGGCGATCGACCCGGCCAGCGGCGAGATGCTGGGCGCCGTGCGCCTGCTCGCCGATGCCAACTACGACACCGGCGAGTACGGAATCATGGTGCGCTCGGACCTCAAGGGCGCCGGCCTGGGCTGGCGGCTGATGAGCCTCATGATCGAGTACGCCCGCTGGCAGGGGCTGCGAGTCGTCGAGGGCCAGGTGCTGCGCGAGAACACCACGATGCTGGGCATGTGCCGGCAGCTCGGCTTCTCGATCACGACCGACCCCGACGACGCGACCGTCGCGATCGTCCGGCTGCCGGTGGAGGGCGCCTGA
- a CDS encoding DUF5671 domain-containing protein, with amino-acid sequence MSADSRELQGFVREALARGAGHDAVAATLAKAGWPAEQVGDALSRYPAVAFGLPVPRPRPTLSARDAFLHLVLFTALYISAWQLGSLLFDLVNLAFPDPSDPDYRGQWLGRSMRWSASSLVIAFPLFAFMAHKLSRELERDPVKRLSPVRRWLTYMTLFLATAVLAGDLITLVYNVLGGELSVRFLLKVLIAGTIAGAIFTFYLLDLRREEVSP; translated from the coding sequence ATGAGCGCGGATTCGAGGGAGTTGCAGGGTTTCGTGCGCGAGGCACTGGCGCGCGGGGCCGGTCACGATGCGGTCGCCGCCACCCTGGCCAAGGCAGGCTGGCCTGCAGAGCAGGTTGGCGACGCGCTGTCGCGATACCCGGCCGTTGCATTCGGGCTACCGGTTCCCCGACCGCGGCCGACCCTGTCGGCGCGCGATGCTTTCCTGCATCTGGTGCTGTTCACGGCGCTCTATATCTCGGCGTGGCAGCTCGGCAGCCTGCTGTTCGACCTGGTGAACCTGGCCTTCCCCGACCCGAGCGATCCCGATTACCGGGGGCAGTGGCTCGGCCGGTCGATGCGGTGGTCGGCATCGTCACTGGTCATCGCGTTTCCGTTGTTCGCGTTCATGGCGCACAAACTGTCGCGCGAACTGGAGCGCGATCCGGTCAAGCGGCTGTCGCCGGTGCGTCGATGGCTGACGTACATGACCCTGTTCCTGGCCACGGCGGTGCTGGCTGGAGATCTCATCACCCTGGTCTACAACGTCCTGGGGGGCGAGCTCAGCGTCCGATTCCTGCTCAAGGTGCTGATCGCGGGCACCATCGCCGGGGCGATCTTCACGTTCTACCTTCTGGACCTGCGTCGGGAAGAGGTGTCGCCTTGA
- the dinB gene encoding DNA polymerase IV, whose translation MRKILHIDMDAFYASVEQRDDPSLRGRPVVVAWRGARSVVCAASYEARPFGVRSAMPAVTAERLCPDAIFVPPDFARYKAVSRQVREIFHAHTDLVQPLSLDEAYLDVTDPKIPSPSATATAQAIRAQILEATQLTASAGVAPNKFIAKIASDWNKPDGLFVVKPAQIDAFLIPLKVGLIPGVGKVMEKKLAELGVATVGDLRGLSLEVLQGRFGSFGARLYQRARGIDERGVEPHQPVQSISSEDTFETDLLLEDLAPMIERLAEKTWAATRRTARVGRTVVLKLKTSQFRILTRSFTPDTPPASQAELIRIALALRERVDLPASTRYRLVGVGIGGFREPDELPVQVGLFEG comes from the coding sequence GTGCGCAAGATCCTCCACATCGACATGGACGCGTTCTACGCGTCGGTCGAACAGCGCGACGATCCGTCGCTGAGGGGCCGGCCGGTGGTCGTGGCCTGGCGAGGCGCGCGGTCGGTCGTGTGCGCGGCGTCCTACGAGGCGCGGCCGTTCGGCGTGCGGTCGGCGATGCCGGCGGTGACCGCCGAGCGGTTGTGCCCGGACGCGATATTCGTGCCGCCCGACTTCGCCCGCTACAAGGCCGTCTCGCGCCAGGTGCGCGAGATATTCCACGCGCATACCGATCTGGTGCAGCCGCTGTCGCTGGACGAGGCCTATCTCGACGTCACCGACCCGAAGATCCCCTCGCCCAGCGCCACCGCGACCGCGCAGGCGATCCGCGCGCAGATCCTCGAGGCCACGCAACTGACCGCCTCGGCCGGGGTCGCCCCGAACAAGTTCATCGCCAAGATCGCCTCGGACTGGAACAAGCCCGATGGCCTGTTCGTGGTGAAGCCGGCGCAGATCGATGCGTTCCTGATCCCGCTGAAGGTCGGGCTGATTCCGGGCGTTGGCAAGGTGATGGAGAAGAAGCTGGCCGAGCTGGGGGTCGCGACCGTGGGTGACTTGCGCGGATTGTCGCTGGAGGTGCTGCAGGGGCGTTTCGGCAGCTTCGGCGCGCGGCTCTACCAGCGTGCGCGCGGCATCGACGAACGCGGCGTCGAACCCCACCAGCCGGTGCAGTCGATCTCCTCGGAGGACACCTTCGAGACTGACCTGCTGCTGGAAGACCTGGCGCCGATGATCGAACGGCTCGCCGAGAAGACCTGGGCGGCGACCCGCAGGACCGCCCGGGTGGGCCGCACCGTGGTGCTGAAACTCAAGACCTCGCAGTTCCGCATCCTGACGCGCAGTTTCACCCCGGACACGCCGCCGGCCTCGCAGGCCGAGCTGATCCGGATCGCGCTGGCCTTGCGCGAGCGCGTGGATCTGCCGGCGTCGACACGCTACCGGCTGGTCGGTGTGGGCATCGGCGGGTTCCGGGAGCCAGACGAACTGCCGGTACAGGTGGGGCTGTTCGAGGGATGA
- a CDS encoding DUF72 domain-containing protein produces the protein MIRIGCAGWSIAAGDADLFEAGESALARYATRFDMAEINSSFYKPHRAATYARWADTVPAGFRFSVKLPKAITHEARLVGCGPALDTFFDAAGALGDRLGCVLVQLPPSLAFDARIASTFFAMLGRRWQGPVACEARHASWLEPRAEAVLRRREVARVAADPARHGDDAVPGGHPGFAYWRWHGAPKIYYSDYPPAALDAIADAVAAGPADAWVVFDNTAGGHAVPNAAGLQARIG, from the coding sequence ATGATCCGGATCGGGTGCGCCGGCTGGTCGATCGCCGCGGGTGACGCGGACCTGTTCGAGGCCGGCGAATCCGCGCTTGCCCGCTACGCGACGCGCTTCGACATGGCGGAGATCAATTCCTCCTTCTACAAGCCGCACCGGGCTGCGACCTATGCGCGCTGGGCGGACACGGTGCCGGCGGGGTTCCGGTTTTCGGTGAAGCTGCCCAAGGCCATCACCCACGAGGCGCGGCTGGTGGGCTGCGGGCCGGCGCTCGATACGTTCTTCGACGCGGCCGGCGCGCTGGGTGATCGGCTGGGTTGCGTGCTCGTGCAACTCCCGCCGAGTCTGGCGTTCGATGCCCGCATCGCCAGCACCTTCTTCGCGATGCTGGGTCGGCGCTGGCAGGGCCCGGTGGCCTGCGAGGCACGTCATGCGAGCTGGCTGGAGCCGCGCGCGGAGGCCGTCCTGCGCCGTCGCGAGGTGGCACGCGTGGCTGCCGATCCCGCGCGCCACGGCGACGATGCCGTCCCTGGTGGGCATCCCGGATTCGCATACTGGCGCTGGCACGGCGCGCCGAAGATCTACTACAGCGACTATCCGCCCGCGGCACTGGATGCGATCGCCGACGCGGTCGCTGCGGGGCCGGCCGACGCCTGGGTGGTATTCGACAACACCGCGGGCGGCCATGCGGTCCCCAATGCGGCCGGCCTCCAGGCCCGGATCGGATGA